One region of Desulfobotulus mexicanus genomic DNA includes:
- the resB gene encoding cytochrome c biogenesis protein ResB, translating into MEKNRAVEEEGVIRQVWMMFASIKLSIIVLLLLAATSVVGTLIPQRPGARPEVGEGLWAQISSFLFLHDMYNSWWFQLLLLLLAVNLIVCSLERLPAVWRWVRKTPRPPRLERVRKLDNAAVFVLKEDLDKAEKKALDALGGWGIRTGVERDGDARLVHGEFGRWTRLGVYAVHLSVLLLLVGGLVGSLFGFSGFVNIPEGDTAHEIRLRGGGGTKDTGFSIRCDSFYVGFYPDGTPREYRSTLTLLDRDGKEILTEDIRVNHPLTYQGVRMYQSSYGTAAARSVSLKLIPEDGEPILMTGEVREPFSVPFTEGHIVLMNFMDNFQLRGHRLGPTFLGFYESAEGKRETLVLPRRHPGFDRMRMGERGFAIEINDYEPLYFTGLQVSKDPGVVLVYLGFTLMLLGCWVVFYLSHRRIFVLLESREEGGVQYTVGGTANRGQHALKQRLVKIEENLKKI; encoded by the coding sequence ATGGAAAAGAACAGGGCTGTAGAAGAAGAAGGTGTTATACGGCAGGTCTGGATGATGTTTGCATCCATAAAACTCTCCATTATTGTGCTGCTGCTGCTTGCTGCAACCTCGGTGGTGGGAACCCTCATTCCCCAGAGACCCGGTGCCCGACCAGAGGTCGGGGAAGGACTTTGGGCACAGATATCCTCATTTCTGTTTCTGCATGACATGTACAATTCATGGTGGTTCCAGCTGCTTCTTCTGCTGCTGGCAGTCAATCTGATTGTCTGTAGCCTTGAGCGTCTGCCCGCCGTGTGGCGATGGGTGCGGAAAACTCCCCGTCCTCCCCGTTTGGAAAGGGTCAGGAAGCTTGATAATGCGGCTGTTTTTGTTCTGAAGGAAGATCTGGACAAAGCAGAAAAAAAAGCCCTTGATGCACTGGGGGGCTGGGGAATCCGTACCGGTGTGGAAAGGGATGGCGATGCACGGCTGGTGCATGGTGAATTCGGACGCTGGACAAGGCTTGGGGTTTATGCTGTTCATCTGAGTGTGCTTCTTCTCCTTGTGGGTGGTCTTGTGGGTTCCCTTTTCGGGTTTTCCGGCTTTGTGAACATTCCCGAAGGTGATACAGCCCATGAAATAAGGCTCAGGGGCGGAGGAGGAACCAAGGATACCGGTTTTTCCATCCGCTGTGATTCTTTTTACGTGGGCTTCTATCCCGACGGAACGCCCAGAGAATATCGCTCCACCCTTACCCTTCTGGACAGGGATGGTAAGGAAATTCTTACGGAAGATATCCGTGTGAACCATCCCCTGACCTATCAGGGGGTTCGCATGTATCAGTCCAGTTACGGGACTGCTGCTGCCCGTTCCGTTTCCCTTAAACTGATCCCAGAAGATGGGGAACCCATTCTCATGACGGGTGAGGTTCGGGAGCCTTTTTCTGTGCCCTTTACGGAGGGGCATATTGTTCTCATGAATTTTATGGATAATTTCCAGTTAAGGGGTCACAGGCTGGGACCGACTTTTCTGGGATTCTATGAGTCCGCCGAAGGCAAAAGGGAAACCCTGGTGCTGCCCCGGAGACATCCGGGCTTTGACCGTATGCGTATGGGAGAACGGGGCTTTGCCATAGAAATAAATGATTATGAGCCTCTTTACTTTACAGGCCTTCAGGTAAGTAAAGATCCCGGTGTGGTTCTGGTTTATCTTGGCTTTACCCTTATGCTTCTGGGATGCTGGGTTGTCTTTTATCTTTCCCACAGAAGGATTTTTGTGCTTCTGGAAAGCAGGGAAGAAGGTGGTGTACAGTACACGGTTGGAGGAACTGCCAACCGGGGTCAGCATGCCCTGAAGCAGCGGCTTGTAAAAATTGAGGAAAACCTGAAAAAGATCTGA
- the ccsB gene encoding c-type cytochrome biogenesis protein CcsB produces the protein MNSSLILSIVTYVYGAAALLYISAWIFHKPAWGKGATALLWAGLLGNVAGFCLRWAESYQMGIGRIPLSNLYESLVFFSLTMAALYLFVEWKTGRREVGAFFGPLIFLAIAYASLSPNISDQIRPLVPALKSNWLTIHVVTCFLGYAGFALAFATSIMFLIHPGEDSNKGWRSRLPAPEILDDLTYRMVVFGFLFLSLGIITGSVWANSAWGSYWSWDPKETWSLITWIIYAVLLHARLMRSWTGKKIAWLSILGFAAVMFTYFGVNFLPGLHSYGGF, from the coding sequence ATGAACAGTTCTCTTATTCTTTCCATTGTCACTTATGTGTACGGTGCAGCAGCCCTTTTGTATATATCGGCCTGGATTTTCCATAAGCCCGCCTGGGGTAAGGGGGCTACTGCTCTGCTGTGGGCGGGCTTGCTTGGTAATGTTGCAGGGTTCTGTCTGCGTTGGGCTGAAAGTTATCAGATGGGTATCGGGCGTATTCCCTTATCCAACCTCTATGAATCCCTTGTCTTCTTTTCCCTTACCATGGCTGCCCTTTATCTCTTTGTGGAGTGGAAGACGGGCCGGAGGGAAGTGGGGGCTTTTTTTGGGCCTCTTATTTTTCTTGCCATCGCCTATGCCTCCCTGTCTCCCAATATCAGTGATCAGATCCGTCCCCTGGTACCTGCCCTGAAGAGCAACTGGTTGACAATCCATGTTGTTACCTGTTTTCTTGGTTATGCGGGCTTTGCACTGGCCTTTGCCACCAGTATAATGTTTCTTATTCATCCGGGTGAGGACAGCAACAAGGGCTGGCGAAGTCGTCTTCCGGCTCCGGAGATACTGGATGATCTGACCTATCGCATGGTGGTGTTTGGTTTTCTTTTTCTTTCTCTGGGTATCATTACCGGCTCGGTCTGGGCCAACTCCGCCTGGGGCAGTTACTGGTCATGGGATCCCAAGGAAACCTGGTCTCTGATCACATGGATTATTTATGCTGTGCTGCTCCATGCGCGGCTTATGCGTTCCTGGACGGGTAAGAAAATTGCCTGGCTGTCTATCTTGGGTTTTGCTGCGGTGATGTTTACCTATTTTGGTGTTAACTTTCTTCCCGGACTGCACAGTTACGGCGGTTTCTGA